In Streptomyces sp. TLI_146, the genomic stretch CAGCTGAGCGGGCTTGAGGAGCTCCTCGCCGCCGATCAGGGCGGAGAAGAAGCGGTTCAGGTCGCTGGGGGTGGAGATCATCTGCCCGGCGGCCCAGCCCCAGGAGGGATCCAGCTCCGTGACGTCGTCCAGCGGCGCTCCGGGTTTCGCCGCGTGGTACCCCTTGGGGTGTGCTTCTCGGATCCGCTCATCGCCCACACCGGGGAAGTAGGTGTGCCGCAGCCCGAGCCGGTCGATGACCCGCTCGGTGATCTCCTCGGCGACCGGGCGCCCGGTGACCTTCTCGACGAGGAGGCCGGCCAGGACGTAGTTGGTGTTGCTGTAGGACCAGCCGGTGCCGGGGTCGAAGAGCGCCTTGTGGGCCAGCGCCATGTCGAGCAGCGTGCGGGGCTGGTAGTAGGTGTGGCGGCCCTTGCCGTAGAGGTCGTCGTCGGCCATGAACTCGGTGTAGTCGGGCAGTCCGCTGGTGTGCTGGAGCAGCTGGCGCACGGTGATGTCACGCCCGTCGATGCCGTCGCCGCGCACCAGGTTGGGCAGATACTCCTCGATGGGGGTGTCCAGCGCGACCCTGCCCTCGCCGACGAGCTGGAGGACGACCGTGGCGGTGAACGTCTTGGTGTTGCTCCCCACCCTGACCTGCCCGTCGACCGGCACCTTCGCCCCGGTCCTCACGTCCCCGACACCGGCGGTGTAGTTACGGGTGCGCCCGTCGCGGTCGACGGTGGCGGCCAGGGCGGCGGGGTACTGGTCCTCGGCCACCAGTCGCTCCAACCCCTTGCGTACGACATCGCGGGAGGTGTGGGACCCCGCCGCCGCGGGTAGCGTGCTGACTGCGGTCAGTGCGGCGGCGACCACGGCCACCACTGCGGCTGCCCGCCCCGGCCTGCGCGGAGATGTGATGTGAACACGCCGACAGGGCTTCTGAGAATGGTCGGACATGGGTGAACTCCCTTGTGCGGCTTGCTGGTTGCATTGGATGACCGGACGCGTCCAGCCTGCGCGACCAAGATCCACTGAACCAACCGGGCAGCAGGACCATGCGATGTAGGGACAACCCCCCTACAGCCCCCGCACCCCACCAGACCCCCTGTGGCCAAATCGCAACATTGCGTCGTTAGGGTGGCGGAAGCAGGGCAGAACGGCCGGGAGATCCGGGGCTGGGACGAGGAGTGCGGGCAGTGTGGGACGGTGCGGCGGCCGATGGGCCCGGACGGCTGATCGCGGGGCGCTACCGGCTCCTGGAGCAGATCGGCCGCGGCGGTATGGGCACCGTGTGGCGGGTCGAGGACGAGCTGCTCGGCCGCCACGTCGCACTGAAGAAGGTGCACTTCCCACCGCACCTGGGCGAGGACGAGCGCGCCACGCTGCATGAGCGCACCCGCCGCGAGGCGCGCAGCGCGGCCCGGATCACGCATCCCAGCGTCGTAGTGGTGCACGACGTCGTGGAGGATGCCGGGCTGCCGTGCGTCGTCATGGAGTACGTGCCGTCCCGCACGCTCGGTGACGTACTGAAGAACGATGGTCCGGTGGATCCCGGGGAGGCCGCCCGGATCGGCCGGGCCATGATCGCCGCCCTGCGGGCCGCGCACGCCGCCGGGGTCCTGCACCGCGACGTCAAACCCGCCAATGTGCTGCTCGGGCCCGACGGACGGGTGGTCCTGACGGACTTCGGCATCGCGATCGCCTCCGGCACGTCCACGCTCACGCGCACCGGCGAGCTGGTCGGCTCCATCGACTACTGCGCCCCGGAGCGGGTCAAGGGCGCGCCGCCCGGCCCGGCCGGGGACCTGTGGGCGCTGGGCGCCACGCTCTACCAGGCGGTCGAGGGGCGGCCCCCGTTCCGTCGGAGCACGCCGATAGAGACGGCGTACGCGATCGTCGCCGACCCGCTGGAGCCGCCGCGTCACGGCGGTCCGCTGACCCCGCTGATCATGCAGTTGCTGGCCAAGGAGCCCGAGGACCGCCCGACGGCCGAGGCCGTCCAGGCACGGCTCCGGGATTCGGCGCGGCCGCACACTCCGGCGCCCGCTCCTGCGGGCCGCGCGGTCCGGACGGAGTCCGCCGCCCCAGGGCCCGACCGCCCGGGCACGGCGGCGACGGCACTCCTCTCCCCCGATGCGGGAGAGTCCCCTTATGCGAGAGAGGACACCTCCGCCCGTGGCCGCACCGGCCGCCGGACGGCCGCCTGGGCGGCGGTCGCGGCGATCCTGGCCGCGGCGGCGCTCGGCGGCACCTACCTGGCCCTGCACGATACGGGCCGCACCGCCGCGAGCGGCGCACCTACTCCGAGCACCTCCGCCTCTCGGACCCCTGGGCCCTCGTCGGCGCCGAAGGGCTACCGGCTGGTCGAGGAGAAGGCGTTCGGCCTCGCCTTCCCGGTTCCCGACGGCTGGACCCGCAAGAAGCTCGACGACGACGCCGAGGGGGTCGCGTACATCGACCCGACCGGGATGGCGAGCCTGCGGATCGCCGCGCTCGACTTCGCGAGCACCGACCCCCTCCAGCGCTGGAAGGACGACGAGGCACGGTCCATCAAGCAGGGCAAACTGCCCGGCTACCGTCAGCTGCGGATGCAGAACACCACCTACCAGCAGCGTCCGGCGGCGATCTGGGAGTTCTCCTGGCAGGGCCGGGCACGCCAGTGGCGCGCGGTGGACCTCGGGTTCGGGAACCCGGGCGGCACGGAGTACGCGATCTACCTCTCGGCACCGGCTGCCGACTGGGACCGGTACAAGCCGGTCTTCGACCACGTACGCGACGGCTTCCGCCTGCCCGGCCAGGCGCGGTAACGGGCAGCGGGTGCGCCGAGCCGTGCCGCCTCGCTGGTCAGCGCTCCAGGCCCGGCCGGCCGGGCCGGTCAGGCACGGCAGCGCAGCATCGCCAGCGGCGGGTGCGCCAGCAGGTCCGCCCAGAAGTCCTCGCCGAACTCTCGGATGCCGGCTTCGGACACCGCCAGCGGAACCCACTCGATCTCACTGAACCCGGTCGCCCGCAGACACTCCTCGTAGACCTCGCGGCGCGGGGCACTGCTGACGATACTGATCGGCTGCGGGTCGAGGAGAGCCGTGACCCGCACCCGCGTACCCGTCTCGATCTCCTCCCCGGTCGGCTCGCAGAGGAACCCGTACTTGTCCAGGGACGGACAGTCGAACCGGTAGTCGGGGTTCTGGGCGAGCACGAAGAACTCCCCACCCGGCGCCAGGTTACGGTGGATCTTGCGGCACATCTGCTCCATCGCCGCGATGTCCTCGGCGTAGTTGAGGCACTGCACCCCCAGCGCGACGTCGAAGTGCCGGTCGAGAGAGCGCAGTTCGGCTACGTCCCCGACCTCGTAGCGCACACCCAGCGGGTCACGCTGCTCGATCTCCCGCGCGGCGGCGATCATCTCGACGGAGATGTCGACCCCGAAGACATCCGCGGCGCCGCGCCGCTTGAACTCCCTGCTGTAGAAACCGGTGCCGCACGCCAGGTCGAGAACCGACTTGCCACTCACGTCCCCGACCAGACTCAGGAAGCTCGGCACCTCCCCGAAACGCATCAACGGCAGGGACTTGAACCCCTCGAACGCCTCGCCGATCTGGTCATACTGCTGCACGCTCATGTGCCGTCCCCTCGTGTGCTTCATCCTGTACGCGGCCACGACAGCGCTGCGGACCAGAAGGCCCGCCGGATCGCGGCTGTGGCAGGAAGTCTCCTCCGCGCCTGACCGACCGCCGTACTGGCAGATGACACAAAGAAGTTGACCGATGGCCCTCGTATCACCCAACCATGCGGTCCGGACGCGGGAGTTGCACCGCCACCGCCATCTGGGCTGACGCCGTCGCACGACCGGGACCGTGTGGTCGAGGGGCAGGGTGAAGGCAGGGGTCTTCGTGCCGGACCACGTCGATGGTGTGTACCAGCCGCGTACGAGCCGTCCGCCCTGGCCGCGAAGGGCACCCTTGATCATCACAGCAACTCCGCGGGCAGGCTGCACACCCCCGTGCGCCGCCGCGCCTACCGGGGGTTGTCCCGGAGCCAGTTCAGGACCTGCCCGGCGTGCTCGTTCGGCGGGAAGATCGGATAGAAGACGTGCTCGATCACCCCGTCCCGGACGATCAGGGTCAGCCGCTTGTAGAGCGTCAGCCTGTTGGTCCGGAACGTGGGCAGACCGAGTTCCTGTGCGAGGCTGCGCGCCGGGTCGGAGAGCATCTCGAACGGCAGGTGGAGCCGCTCGACGACCTCACGCTGGTAGTCGGTGTCCTGGCTCGACAGGCCGAACACGCCGTCCGCACCGGCGGCGAGCAGGTCCTGATAGTGGTCGCGGAAGCCGCAGGCCTCGGGGGTGCAGCCGCGCGCCCCGGGTATCGAGTTCCAGCCGTCGGGCAGGTCGGTGTCCGGGCGGCCGGTGAGCGGGTACACGTATATCACCGTGCGGCCCGTGCCAAGCGCCCCGAGGCGGATCGGCTTGCCCCCGGTGCCCGGAAGCTCCAGGTGCGGCACCTTCATACCGGGCAGATGCGCGGCCGCGCCGTCGTCCTCGGGGACGGGCAGGCCGGCCGGCAGACTCATGTGATCAGTCATCAGATCCTCTCCTTCGTTGACCGGTGGGACAGCGAGATGGCGATGGGCGGCCTCGTGCAGGTGCGCGACCAGTACGGCCCGGCGCGCGCTGAGTCCCTCGATGCGCTGGGTGAGGTCGTCGATCGCGTCCCGGTACCCCGCCAGCGAGGACGGGCAGTCGTCGGCGTGCCGATGGCCGGCCGCGAGGCAGTCCAGGAACGGCCGGGTGCGCTCGACCGGGATTCCCAGCCCGGCCAGCGCCCGGATCTCCTGGGTGATCCGTACGTCGTGCTCGTCGTAGTCCCGGTAGCCGTTGGCGAGTCGCACGGGCACGAGCAACCCCAGCGATTCGTAGTAGCGCACCGCTTTGGTCGTCACGCCCGCCCGCCGGGCCAATTCGCCGATCTGCATGTCCCTCACCCCCGAAAGAACGCTAAACCTTACCCTCGGGGGCAAGGTCAAGCCGGGATGAGGAGGATGGACGGCCCGGCACGAGCGTGCGATCCTCCCGACGCCGTCCGGTTCAGCCCTCCACTCCCGTGGAGGTGTGCGCGGCCCCGACGGGCTTGGACTCCGGGGATCCGCGCTGGCGCAGGTATACGGAGAGGATGGCCATGGCTGCCACGGCAAGCAGTTCGGACTGCCAGTTCTGCAGGGAGCGGTTCCAGAAGTCGGCGGATGCCAGGTAGGCGCCCCAGGAGACGGGCGGCTGGAGTTGACGCAGTTGCTGTTCGTTGTAGGCCGCCGTACCGGCGATGGACTGTGCGAGCCAGGACAGGAGGAACAGCAGGGCCATCACGCTCCCCAGGGAGCGCGAATAGAGTCTCTGCCGCCAGTCCTTGGTGCGGGCCCAGCGGGGTGAGTCGGCTTCGGCGTGGTCGCCGACGCGCTGTTCCCGGTCGCTTTCCGGACCTGCCTTGTGGAGTTTCTTGGACTCGGGGGAGCCGCGCTGAAGGAGCCAGACGGTGCCGAAGATGTAGAGGAAGAACTGCAGGAACTCCGACTGCCAGTTCTCGGTGACGTCGACGGCGAAGTCCGAGGACATCAGGTACTCGCCGAGGGTCAGCTGCTGCAGCCCGTCGGTGGCGAGCTCTTCGTTGAAGCCCGCATGCCCGGCGAATGCCTGGCCTGCCAGAACGAGCAGGAACGCGCCCCCGAACGCGAGGGTCAGGCTGTTGTCCCGCCAGAAACCGCCCCTGCGGCGCCCGCCGTTCACCGGTACAACGCTCCGATCGTGATGAAGTAGGCCAGCCCGCCCACGATCGTCAGCAGGCAGGCAATGAACAGCAAGCGCACGTCGTCAGCCGCCTTTCAGCGAGCAGCGGTAGGGTTTGTCGCCCTGTGGGACACAGCCCGCGGTGACCACCTTCCAACCATCCTTGAACTGCGACAGGAACAGCGTGTCCTTCCGCAGACGCAGCAGGGCCTGGCGTCCGTAGACCTGCGTGCCGTACACCTCACCGGCCGCCGCCAGGTCCTGCCCGCGCAGCGCGGAGCCGCACGGCTGGTGCTCGTCCTCTTCGAGCTGCTGCCGGGTCCGCGGCGCCAGCAGGGCGCAGGCCCGTGGGTAGTCGGCGGCGCCGAGGGCCTGCTCGAAGGCTCGCCCGGCCTGCCGTGCGCCTTCGAGCCGGGCCGCCGGTGCACCGCACCCGCACAGCACCATCGCGACGGCTCCCGCCACCATCACCGCCGACCCACGGTGCCGCGCGCCGCGCCGGACCCGGTTTCCGACGACGGTCGGTTGGTCCCCACGCAGCAGCACGATCGCGTCCATGGCCGTCTCCTCCGCCGGGGCATACGCACACCGGTGCCTGGCCGGGCACCAGCCACACCATCGCCCCGCAGCCGTGAGGACCCCTGCTTTGCGCGCTGGACACGCCGTAGACCGCCCGCCCGGACCAGCGTTTCCCGCCTCGCACGCCAACGACTTGAACCTGACACCAGGCGCTTGAGGTGGCCAGGGAGATCGAGGCCGAAAGTGGCAGGGCTGTCGTCATCCAGGCCGACCTGACCCGTCCGACGGCCGCGGCGGAGGCAGTGGGGCAGACGGTGAAGGAGTTGGGCCGCCTCGACATCCTGGTGAACAACGCAGGCTTCCTCACCTACGGACCGCTGGAAGAGGTGTCCGCCGAGGAACTGGACCGGGTGCTCGCCGTGGACGTCCGGTCGGTGTTCCTGGCCGCCCGGGCAGCCGCCCGGCACATGGGCGACGGCGGGCGGATCATCAACATCGGGTCGCGCTTCAACGGACGTGTTCCCGGCGCGAACTTCGTCCTGCAGGCGATGGCCAAATCCGCGCTCATCGGGCTGACCAAGGGGCTTGCCCGCGAGCTGGGGCTACATCACCGGCACCGCCCTGGCCATGGACGGCGGCTACACCGCCTGACCACACCTCAGTGACCGCGTCCCACTCACCCAAGGGTGATGGCTGCGCGTTGGGTGCGGTTCACCCTGACGTCTCATCACGTTCGACCGAACCGGTCAGCTTGGCCACTGTCACACGACCTTTCGGCCAGGAGGCCCCCGATGGCATCGCACGCCCACAAGCAGCGCACCGTACGACGTTCCCTGGCCGCGGCCATGCCCATCGCCCTGCTCGCGGCGATCGGCGTGGCCGGGACCGCGGCCGGTGCGCCGGGCCCCGAAGACGGCGGGGCGCGGGGTGCGTATGTCGAGGGCAAGGCCACCCTCGCGGACACTCCGCTCGGTGCGTTCAGCAACAGCCTCCTGCCCGGTTCGGTCGCGGACGACCGAGGCATCGACCTCGGCGGGATCGGCAGCGACCTCTATCCGGCAGGCCGCAAGGGCGAGTTCTGGACGGTGACCGACCGGGGTCCCAACGGCCAGATCAAGGTCGACGGCAAGAAGCGCCGCACCTTCCCGGTGCCCGGTTTCGATCCGGCGATCGTCAAGGTCCGGGTGTCCGGCGGCCGCGTGCAGGTGCTCAAGGCGATCGCGATCACCACGCGGTCCGGCAGGCCCGTCACGGGGCTGCCCAACCAGGCCTCGCGTGACGAGGCCCCGTACACGTACGACGCGAAGACCCCGCTCCCGTACGACCCGAACGGTCTGGACACCGAGGGCATCGTGCGGGCGGCGGACGGCACCTTCTGGCTCGCCGACGAGTACGGGCCCTCCCTCGTGCACGTCTCGGCGCGGGGAGAGGTGCTCACGCGGTACGTCCCCAAGGGGCTGAACCTCAAGGGGGCCGACTATCCCGTGGTGGAGTCGCTGCCCGCCATTCTGCTCAAGCGCAAGACCAACCGGGGCTTCGAGGGTCTGGCCCAGCTCCCGGGCGGCGACCTGGTCCTGGCGGTGCAGAGCCCGCTGTCCGTGCCGGACACGGCCGCCGGTGAGAAGTCCCGCAACGCGCGGCTGCTGCGCTTCTCGCCGAAGAAGCGCGCGGTGACGGCCGAGTACGCCTACCGCTTCGACGCGGTGGACGTGGTCGATCCGGGCGAGGACGACCCCTCCGAGCTCAAGATCTCCGCGCTGGTGGCGATCGGCGGTGACCGGCTGCTGGTGCAGGAGCGCACCGACAAGGCCTCCCGGATCCACCGGGTCACCCTGCCGCGCGGCCGGGGCATGCTGGGCAGCGCCTGGGACGACCCGACGACCTCTCCTTCGTACGAGCAAACGGAGGACCCGGTCACGGCCGGTGTGCCGGTGCTGCGCAAGACGCTCGTGGTCGACTTCACCAAGGTCGTGGGCGTACCCGGCAAGGTCGAGGGCATCGCGCTGACCGGCCGGGACACCCTCGCGCTCATCAACGACAACGACTTCGGCATGACGGACGGCCCCGGAGCCTTCGACACCCATGGCCGACTGGTGGACAGCGGCATTGATACGACGGTGACGTACGTGCGTCTGCCCAGGCCCCTGCGCGGCTGAACTCAGGCACGGCAGGCCGTCAGCCCGCCTCCCAGCGCTTCAGGGAGGCGGGCGTGCGGCCGGTGAAGTCCCGTGCCGTACGGGTGAGATGG encodes the following:
- a CDS encoding esterase-like activity of phytase family protein → MASHAHKQRTVRRSLAAAMPIALLAAIGVAGTAAGAPGPEDGGARGAYVEGKATLADTPLGAFSNSLLPGSVADDRGIDLGGIGSDLYPAGRKGEFWTVTDRGPNGQIKVDGKKRRTFPVPGFDPAIVKVRVSGGRVQVLKAIAITTRSGRPVTGLPNQASRDEAPYTYDAKTPLPYDPNGLDTEGIVRAADGTFWLADEYGPSLVHVSARGEVLTRYVPKGLNLKGADYPVVESLPAILLKRKTNRGFEGLAQLPGGDLVLAVQSPLSVPDTAAGEKSRNARLLRFSPKKRAVTAEYAYRFDAVDVVDPGEDDPSELKISALVAIGGDRLLVQERTDKASRIHRVTLPRGRGMLGSAWDDPTTSPSYEQTEDPVTAGVPVLRKTLVVDFTKVVGVPGKVEGIALTGRDTLALINDNDFGMTDGPGAFDTHGRLVDSGIDTTVTYVRLPRPLRG
- a CDS encoding serine hydrolase domain-containing protein, whose product is MAEDQYPAALAATVDRDGRTRNYTAGVGDVRTGAKVPVDGQVRVGSNTKTFTATVVLQLVGEGRVALDTPIEEYLPNLVRGDGIDGRDITVRQLLQHTSGLPDYTEFMADDDLYGKGRHTYYQPRTLLDMALAHKALFDPGTGWSYSNTNYVLAGLLVEKVTGRPVAEEITERVIDRLGLRHTYFPGVGDERIREAHPKGYHAAKPGAPLDDVTELDPSWGWAAGQMISTPSDLNRFFSALIGGEELLKPAQLAQMRTTVAVPDDFEPGSGIRFGLGLVSTPLSCGGLSWGHRGGIPGYSTIAAVTDGGRAASAAVTALSPPNGKETDNVQRFVDTALCAK
- a CDS encoding redoxin family protein; translated protein: MQIGELARRAGVTTKAVRYYESLGLLVPVRLANGYRDYDEHDVRITQEIRALAGLGIPVERTRPFLDCLAAGHRHADDCPSSLAGYRDAIDDLTQRIEGLSARRAVLVAHLHEAAHRHLAVPPVNEGEDLMTDHMSLPAGLPVPEDDGAAAHLPGMKVPHLELPGTGGKPIRLGALGTGRTVIYVYPLTGRPDTDLPDGWNSIPGARGCTPEACGFRDHYQDLLAAGADGVFGLSSQDTDYQREVVERLHLPFEMLSDPARSLAQELGLPTFRTNRLTLYKRLTLIVRDGVIEHVFYPIFPPNEHAGQVLNWLRDNPR
- a CDS encoding SDR family NAD(P)-dependent oxidoreductase, coding for MAREIEAESGRAVVIQADLTRPTAAAEAVGQTVKELGRLDILVNNAGFLTYGPLEEVSAEELDRVLAVDVRSVFLAARAAARHMGDGGRIINIGSRFNGRVPGANFVLQAMAKSALIGLTKGLARELGLHHRHRPGHGRRLHRLTTPQ
- a CDS encoding serine/threonine-protein kinase; this translates as MWDGAAADGPGRLIAGRYRLLEQIGRGGMGTVWRVEDELLGRHVALKKVHFPPHLGEDERATLHERTRREARSAARITHPSVVVVHDVVEDAGLPCVVMEYVPSRTLGDVLKNDGPVDPGEAARIGRAMIAALRAAHAAGVLHRDVKPANVLLGPDGRVVLTDFGIAIASGTSTLTRTGELVGSIDYCAPERVKGAPPGPAGDLWALGATLYQAVEGRPPFRRSTPIETAYAIVADPLEPPRHGGPLTPLIMQLLAKEPEDRPTAEAVQARLRDSARPHTPAPAPAGRAVRTESAAPGPDRPGTAATALLSPDAGESPYAREDTSARGRTGRRTAAWAAVAAILAAAALGGTYLALHDTGRTAASGAPTPSTSASRTPGPSSAPKGYRLVEEKAFGLAFPVPDGWTRKKLDDDAEGVAYIDPTGMASLRIAALDFASTDPLQRWKDDEARSIKQGKLPGYRQLRMQNTTYQQRPAAIWEFSWQGRARQWRAVDLGFGNPGGTEYAIYLSAPAADWDRYKPVFDHVRDGFRLPGQAR
- a CDS encoding class I SAM-dependent methyltransferase: MSVQQYDQIGEAFEGFKSLPLMRFGEVPSFLSLVGDVSGKSVLDLACGTGFYSREFKRRGAADVFGVDISVEMIAAAREIEQRDPLGVRYEVGDVAELRSLDRHFDVALGVQCLNYAEDIAAMEQMCRKIHRNLAPGGEFFVLAQNPDYRFDCPSLDKYGFLCEPTGEEIETGTRVRVTALLDPQPISIVSSAPRREVYEECLRATGFSEIEWVPLAVSEAGIREFGEDFWADLLAHPPLAMLRCRA
- a CDS encoding DUF6766 family protein, with translation MNGGRRRGGFWRDNSLTLAFGGAFLLVLAGQAFAGHAGFNEELATDGLQQLTLGEYLMSSDFAVDVTENWQSEFLQFFLYIFGTVWLLQRGSPESKKLHKAGPESDREQRVGDHAEADSPRWARTKDWRQRLYSRSLGSVMALLFLLSWLAQSIAGTAAYNEQQLRQLQPPVSWGAYLASADFWNRSLQNWQSELLAVAAMAILSVYLRQRGSPESKPVGAAHTSTGVEG